The sequence CCCGGCATCCATCTCGGAACCGGCGACCAGGTGCCTCACCAACTCGCCCAACGCCTGGACGAAGTGGCAGATCGAAGCGGCGAGACGGTTCCCGTATCCGGCGCTGCCCAGGGCGATATCGAATTGAAGAAAGCCCGCCTCGCGTCGACAAACGCAACGGAACAGGCTCATGAATGACGCGTCGAACACGATATCAGGCGACGCACACTGCGATGCCGACGGCCATCAGGTGGACGATCGGCACAGTGCAGGCGTCTCGCCTGCCCTATCCCGGCTATCCACTCTGGTCGGCAAGGAACTCGGCGTATCCGAATGGTTTGCCATCGAACAGAATTCGATCAATGCCTTTGCCGACGTCACCGGTGACTGGCAATCGATTCATGTCGACGAGGAACTTGCACGTTCGGGGCCATTCGGCCGCACGATCGCGCACGGGTTTCTCACGCTTTCGCTGCTGTCCGCATGGGCTTTCAACATCCTCCCCGCGGTTGAAGGGCAACAGAATTCAGTGAACTACGGGTTGAACAGCGTGCGCTTCATTACCCCGGTTCGCTGTGGAGAACGCATTCGTGGACGCTTCACGTTGAAGCAAGTCACGCCGCGAAGCGCCACGAGCCTCCAGCTGACGTTGAGTGTCGTCGTGGAAATCGAGGATCACCCCAAACCCGCCCTTGTCGCGGAGTGGCTGACGCTGATCAACACATAGCATCCGGTGATGCCTTCCGGGATCCGTTGTTTCGATTTCATTCATATGGATTCCTCAATTTAAACCATGCTTCGCGACATCCGTGAAGGTCGCGGCACACTCATCCATTCGATTCCATGACTAGCGAACTCACCCTCTCCCGTCGCGACGTGGAGTTCATCCTTTTCGACTGGCTGCAGGTCGAATCCCTTGCCGGCCGCCAACGGTTCGCCGGGCAGGATCGATTCGACTACACGTCCGTTCTGGATGTCTACGAATCGCTCGCCACGGATCTCTTCAACCCTCACAACAAGAAGAACGACAGCAACGAACCCGTATTCGATGGTGAACGCGTCACCATCAACCCCGAGGTGGGTGTCGCATTGCGCGCATTTGCAGATGCCGGCCTGGTCAGCGCCGCGTTCCCTGCCGAGTGGGACGGCATGAGCTTGCCGAGCACCGTGGAGCGGGCCGGCATGGCGTATTTGCTCGCGGCCAATCCGGGAACCGCAGGTTACCCGTTTCTCACCATCGCCAATGCGAACCTGCTGATGGCTCACGGGGAACGGGCCCGGGTGGAGCACTACGTCAAGGCCATGTCGGAAGGGCGGTGCTTCGGCACGATGTGCCTGTCGGAGCCGCAAGCCGGGTCGAGCCTTGCCGATATCCGCACGCGCGCGGTCCCGGGTGTGGACGGTCGCTACCGGCTGTTCGGCAACAAGATGTGGATCTCCGGCGGCGATCACGAGATCGCCGAGAACATCGTGCACCTGGTGCTGGCGAAGATCCCGGACGAGAACGGCCAGCTTCCTCCGGGCATTCAGGGCATTTCACTTTTCACGGTTCCGCGCAAGCTGATCGACGCCAATGGACTGCCGGGTGAGCGCAATGATGTCGTCCTGGCCGGCATCAATCACAAGATGGGTTACCGCGGCACCGTCAATTGCCTGCTGAATTTCGGCGAGGGTCGCTTCCGCCCGGACGGCGAGGCAGGCGCGATCGGAGAAATCGTCGGCGAGCCCGGCAAAGGGCTCGCCTACATGTTCCACATGATGAACGAGGCGCGAATCTCGGTCGGCCTCGGCGCTGCCGCGATCGGCTATACGGGCTACCTGCACGCGCTGGATTACGCAAAAACGCGCCTGCAGGGACGGACACGCGGCGAACGTTCGCCGGCCGCCCCCCAGGCGCCCATCATTCGTCACGCCGATGTCCGGCGCATGCTGCTGGCGCAGAAGGCGTATGTCTCCGGCGCACTCGCGTTGTGCCTGTATGCGGCGCGTCTCAGCGACGACGTTCATTCGCTTGAAGGCACCCACACCCGCGAGGAGGCCCAGTGCCTGCTCGATCTGCTCACACCGGTCGTCAAGAGCTGGTCGTCTCAATGGGGTCTCGTCGCCAACGATCTCGCCATTCAGGTTCACGGCGGCTACGGGTACACGCGCGAGTACAACGTCGAGCAGTTCTACCGTGACAACCGGCTCAATCCGATACACGAAGGCACGTTCGGCATCCAGGCGCTCGACTTGCTTGGCCGGAAGACGCGTGCGAACGGAAGTGCGGCCATGACGCTCCTCGACAGGAAAATCTCCGGCACGGTCTCCCGCGCGCGGTCGAACGATTCGCTCCAGCGCCATGCCAGCACGCTCGATTGCGCGTGGGAGCGCATCCGCATCGTCACCGACAAGTTGCACCGGCTCGACGACCCCGAGCTCCAGCTGGCGAATGCGGCCGCCTATCTTGAAGCGTTTGGGCATGTCGTCGTCGGTTGGCTTTGGCTCGATCAGGCCATCGTCGCGCACACGCTCGAGAACGGCCCGACCGGGAGCGACTTCCATCGCGGCAAGCTCGCCGCCTGCGACTATTTCTTCGGATGGGAAATGCCGAAAGTGGCTGGATGGCTGGCCGTCCTCAATCCGGTCGAGACAACGCCGCTGAACATGCAGGAGCAGTGGTTCTGAGCGACACATCGCGATTCCATTTCATTTTCGCCATTCCATTCACAAGGAAGTCAAATGACTGATGCCGTTATCGTTTCCACCGCGCGCACGCCGATCGGCAAGGCGTATCGCGGCGCATTCAACGCGACGCACTCGCCCACCCTCCTCGGCCATGCCATCCGGCATGCTGTCCTGCGCGCGGGCGTCGAGCCCGACCGTATCGAAGATGCCGTGATCGGATCGGTGCTCAACGCCGGAACGGCCAGCCTCAACATCGCCCGCAACGGCGTCCTGGCGGCCGGCTTGCCCCATTCAGTCGGCGCGCAAACGCTCGACCGTCAGTGCGCATCCGGCCTGATGGCAATCGCGACTGCCGCCAAGCAGATCATGGTTGACGGGATGGAAGTCGTCGTCGCGGGCGGACAGGAAAACATCTCTGCCGTACAGAATCGCTACTTCGAATGGATGCGTGCCGAGCAGGATCCCAATGTGCTGACCGCGCAGCCCACGGCTTACATGTCGATGCTCGAGACCGCCGAGTTCGTTTCCCGCAAGTACGGGATCTCACGGGAAGTACAGGATCAGTACGCGCTCGATTCGCAGCTTCGTACTGCCGCCGCGCAAGCGGAAGGCCGCTTTTCGGACGAGATCGTCCCGATCACCACGCAGATGCTGGTTGTCGACAAAGCCACCGGCCAGACGTCGCTGAAGGAAGTCACGCTCGCCCAGGATGAAGGGAACCGTCCCGGCACGACGCTTGAATCGCTCGGCGCCCTCGCGCCGGTGGTCGACGGCGGCGTCGTGACAGCCGGCAATGCCAGCCAGCTTTCGGATGGCGCCAGCGCCTGCGTGCTGATGAACGCGAAAACCGCGCAGCAACTCGGCGTGACACC comes from Burkholderia lata and encodes:
- a CDS encoding MaoC family dehydratase, whose translation is MNDASNTISGDAHCDADGHQVDDRHSAGVSPALSRLSTLVGKELGVSEWFAIEQNSINAFADVTGDWQSIHVDEELARSGPFGRTIAHGFLTLSLLSAWAFNILPAVEGQQNSVNYGLNSVRFITPVRCGERIRGRFTLKQVTPRSATSLQLTLSVVVEIEDHPKPALVAEWLTLINT
- a CDS encoding acyl-CoA dehydrogenase, producing the protein MTSELTLSRRDVEFILFDWLQVESLAGRQRFAGQDRFDYTSVLDVYESLATDLFNPHNKKNDSNEPVFDGERVTINPEVGVALRAFADAGLVSAAFPAEWDGMSLPSTVERAGMAYLLAANPGTAGYPFLTIANANLLMAHGERARVEHYVKAMSEGRCFGTMCLSEPQAGSSLADIRTRAVPGVDGRYRLFGNKMWISGGDHEIAENIVHLVLAKIPDENGQLPPGIQGISLFTVPRKLIDANGLPGERNDVVLAGINHKMGYRGTVNCLLNFGEGRFRPDGEAGAIGEIVGEPGKGLAYMFHMMNEARISVGLGAAAIGYTGYLHALDYAKTRLQGRTRGERSPAAPQAPIIRHADVRRMLLAQKAYVSGALALCLYAARLSDDVHSLEGTHTREEAQCLLDLLTPVVKSWSSQWGLVANDLAIQVHGGYGYTREYNVEQFYRDNRLNPIHEGTFGIQALDLLGRKTRANGSAAMTLLDRKISGTVSRARSNDSLQRHASTLDCAWERIRIVTDKLHRLDDPELQLANAAAYLEAFGHVVVGWLWLDQAIVAHTLENGPTGSDFHRGKLAACDYFFGWEMPKVAGWLAVLNPVETTPLNMQEQWF
- a CDS encoding acetyl-CoA C-acyltransferase, whose protein sequence is MTDAVIVSTARTPIGKAYRGAFNATHSPTLLGHAIRHAVLRAGVEPDRIEDAVIGSVLNAGTASLNIARNGVLAAGLPHSVGAQTLDRQCASGLMAIATAAKQIMVDGMEVVVAGGQENISAVQNRYFEWMRAEQDPNVLTAQPTAYMSMLETAEFVSRKYGISREVQDQYALDSQLRTAAAQAEGRFSDEIVPITTQMLVVDKATGQTSLKEVTLAQDEGNRPGTTLESLGALAPVVDGGVVTAGNASQLSDGASACVLMNAKTAQQLGVTPLGIYRGMTVVGNAPEEMGIGPLYAIPKLLKLHGLTIDDIGLWELNEAFACQVLYCRDKLGIDPARYNVNGGAISIGHPYGMTGARLVGHALIEGKRRGVRYVVVSMCVGGGMGAAGLFEVA